The window GCCTAAGGACGCCGCGGACGCCGCCCGCATGCTCGGGGCGCTCTCCGGGCGCGAGCACCGCGTGCACACCGCCTATGCGATTGCCGTCCCGGCGGCTCACCCGGGCTACGCCTTGGCCGAAGCCGATGGCCTGGTTGAGGAGTCGTCCACGACGCGCGTGCGCTTCTATCGGCTCGAAGCCGAGGAGATCGCGGCGTATATCGCCAGCGGCGAGCCGATGGACAAGGCCGGCGCCTACGGCATCCAAGGGCGTGCCGCCTCGCTGGTCGAGTCGATCGAGGGCGATTTTTACACCGTCATGGGCTTTCCGCTCGGCCGCTTCGTTCGAACGATGCGCCGGTTGGGTTTTGCGTTCCCGAGCGCGAACCAAACCCGCGTCACATAAAGACGCAGCTCCGGGGGCAGCCATCTTCACGTATCGGGACGAGCGCAGACTCTTCGCATTAATCGGCATTATCATCGTCGCGGCTCTACTCGCGTTGGTGCAGATTAACGCGCAGCGGAGCGGTACCACCAGCCCGGTCGCGACCGTCGGCATGTCGGTGGTAGCGTTCGCCGAGGCTGCCACCACAGCCGTAACCGGCGGCGTCACCGGTGCGGCAACCGCAGTGCTTTCGCTTCCGCAACTCTCGAAAGAAAACGCCTCGCTGCGCGCGCAGAATCGCACGCTGACGGAAGAGAACGCGCGCTTGCACGAACTCGCCTCCGCGTATGCGAGCGAAGTAAGCGTGCAACCGATCGTCGATCTCTACCACGGCATCGCAGCGCGCGTCATCGGCTTTCCGCCCGAAAACGAAGAGCGCACCGTCACGATCGATCGAGGCTCTAACGCCGGCGTGCACAAAGACGACGGCGTGGTGGCGACCGACGGCATCGTCGGCCGCGTCGCATCCGTTACCCCGTTCTCGAGCACCGTCGTGTTGATTACCGATTACACCAGCCGGATTCCGGCGGTGGTGCGGCACGGGCGCTGGTGGGGCATCGCGCGCGGCAACGTCTCGAGCGTCCGGATGGAATTCATTCCGCAAGATGCCGTGCTGAAAGTCGGCGACGTCGTCGTCACCGGCGCAGGCCGCTCGTTCCATGCGGGCATACCGATCGGCACGATCGCGCACATCGAACGCGGCGATGCGACGCTCTACCAAACCGCCGTGCTTAAACCCGCCGTCGCGCTAGGCGCACTCGACCGCGTTGTCGTTGTCCCGAAGTAAGGCGCACGACGCGCCGTTTGTCGGGCCACGCTGGTGGATCGCCGCGGCATGGCTCGCGGTGGCCCTGGTGGCGCAGACGACGGTGATGCATTACGTGCAGTTTCGCGGCGCGGAACCGAGCTTGGTGCTGGTGACGGTGGTGTGGTACGCGATTCGCGTGGATACCCGCCGCGCGGCCGCGTACGGCCTCATCGCGGGACTCTTGCTCGATATCGTCGCCGGACAAACGGGCGGCGCGTGGACGATTTCAACCACCATGGTCGCGGTGATCGCCGGCATGCTTTCGCGCGGCTTCTTCGCCGATTCGATTCCGCTCGTCAGCGCGATCACCGGCATCGCGACGCTGCTGGACATGCTGGTGTTTTGGATCGTGCGCGCCTTTGAAGGCTATCCGTCCGGCTTAGGCTGGATGCACGCCCACGAAGCCGTCTTTCAAGCAATCTTGAACGTCGCGTTGATGGCGCTGGTGATGTCGATCGTGCGCCGCTTCGATACGCGCCTCGCATGATCGGACGCGAACGGCGACGCAGCGGATGGCGCCGCTCCCCGGCACGCTTCGCGGCCTTTATCGCGGTGCTGTGCATCGTCATCCTCGCCCTCGTGATTCGGCTGGTGCAGGTGCAAATCGTCGACGGCGCCGTGTACCGCGCAGCGGCACAGGCGAACCAGGTGCGCTTGATTCGCGTTGCCGCTCCGCGCGGCATTATCTACGACCGCTTCGGCAAGGTGATGGTGCGCAGCCGCCCGTCGTTCGTGGTGGGGTTGATCCCATCGGAAGTGACCGACATCCACGCGGTGCTGCACACGCTCTCGCAAACGCTCGGCATCGCCCAGAGCAAGCTCGAATACCGCCTGCTGCACCATCGCGGCGTGAATTACGAAAACTTCGACCAAGTGGTGACGTACGAACCGTATGGGCCGGTGGTACTGGCAACCGATCTGCCGGTCGCCAAGGTGGCGCGCATCTCGGAGCTGATGAGCGATCTCCCCGGCGTCGATTTAGAAGTGCAGCCGATCCGCGATTATCCGCGCGGATCGATCGGCGCGCATGTGTTCGGTTACGTGGGACAGATTACCGAAGGCGAATACAAACGCCTTAAAAACGAAGGCTACTCGCCGAACGACGTCGTCGGCAAAGACGGCCTGGAGTACACCTACGATCGATATTTACGCGGGACGCCGGGCGGGCAGCGCGTGGTGGTGGATGCGGCCGGAAACGTGGTGCCGAGCATCAAGCTTCCGTCCAAGCCGGCGGTGCCGGGCGATACGCTCGTGACGAACATCGATTGGCGCTTGCAGACGATCGTCGATAAGGCGCTGGCGGACGGCATCAAGAGTTGGGGCCACGGCCGGCCGCTCTCGGGCGCCGTCGTGGTAGAAGACCCGTGGACCGGCGGCATTCTCGCGCTCGCGAGCTTTCCCGAATATAATCCGAACGACTTCGCCGCCGACGATTACAAGCGCATCGAGTACTACCTCACCGACCCGAGCGAGCCGCTGTTCAATCGCGCGATCGCCGCCGCAACGCCGACCGGATCGACGTTTAAGATGGTAACGGGATCCGGCGCGATTACCGACGGCGTGATCGGCCCGACGCAAGTGGTGTACGACAACGGCGCGTGGGATTGCGGCGGATACATCGCGCGCGACATCGTTTCGGGCGGCTTGGGCAACACGACGTTCGTGCCCGCACTCGCCGCATCGAGCGACGGCTATTTCTATCGGCTCGCA of the Candidatus Dormiibacterota bacterium genome contains:
- a CDS encoding Maf family protein; translation: MLSRIVLASASPRRLELLTSLGLEVEVRPSGYDEPDDLSITPLQLAIRHAHAKALDVAKQSGPAAGEVIVAADTVVDLNGVALNKPKDAADAARMLGALSGREHRVHTAYAIAVPAAHPGYALAEADGLVEESSTTRVRFYRLEAEEIAAYIASGEPMDKAGAYGIQGRAASLVESIEGDFYTVMGFPLGRFVRTMRRLGFAFPSANQTRVT
- the mreD gene encoding rod shape-determining protein MreD codes for the protein MSRSKAHDAPFVGPRWWIAAAWLAVALVAQTTVMHYVQFRGAEPSLVLVTVVWYAIRVDTRRAAAYGLIAGLLLDIVAGQTGGAWTISTTMVAVIAGMLSRGFFADSIPLVSAITGIATLLDMLVFWIVRAFEGYPSGLGWMHAHEAVFQAILNVALMALVMSIVRRFDTRLA
- the mreC gene encoding rod shape-determining protein MreC; the protein is MRSRARTKPASHKDAAPGAAIFTYRDERRLFALIGIIIVAALLALVQINAQRSGTTSPVATVGMSVVAFAEAATTAVTGGVTGAATAVLSLPQLSKENASLRAQNRTLTEENARLHELASAYASEVSVQPIVDLYHGIAARVIGFPPENEERTVTIDRGSNAGVHKDDGVVATDGIVGRVASVTPFSSTVVLITDYTSRIPAVVRHGRWWGIARGNVSSVRMEFIPQDAVLKVGDVVVTGAGRSFHAGIPIGTIAHIERGDATLYQTAVLKPAVALGALDRVVVVPK
- a CDS encoding penicillin-binding transpeptidase domain-containing protein; its protein translation is MIGRERRRSGWRRSPARFAAFIAVLCIVILALVIRLVQVQIVDGAVYRAAAQANQVRLIRVAAPRGIIYDRFGKVMVRSRPSFVVGLIPSEVTDIHAVLHTLSQTLGIAQSKLEYRLLHHRGVNYENFDQVVTYEPYGPVVLATDLPVAKVARISELMSDLPGVDLEVQPIRDYPRGSIGAHVFGYVGQITEGEYKRLKNEGYSPNDVVGKDGLEYTYDRYLRGTPGGQRVVVDAAGNVVPSIKLPSKPAVPGDTLVTNIDWRLQTIVDKALADGIKSWGHGRPLSGAVVVEDPWTGGILALASFPEYNPNDFAADDYKRIEYYLTDPSEPLFNRAIAAATPTGSTFKMVTGSGAITDGVIGPTQVVYDNGAWDCGGYIARDIVSGGLGNTTFVPALAASSDGYFYRLAYGLGNKRLRKWALAFGLAHRSGIDLPGESAGNWPTNA